A stretch of Acropora muricata isolate sample 2 chromosome 7, ASM3666990v1, whole genome shotgun sequence DNA encodes these proteins:
- the LOC136923563 gene encoding hematopoietic prostaglandin D synthase-like yields the protein MSGYKLYYFELRARGEICRLSFKAAKIDFEDIRLNREEWIKEKASGRPPLGQMPFIVTPEGKYLAQSGAIMRYICKKGGLSPSDEFDEAEANMIVDSTYDLRAKLIRIRFESDPDKKENLIKDFYDNELPARLGGYKAVIKDKDFLVGDKLTYADIALFELLNSFLADGEPVVPKQLEKFPLLVEYYKRVLSVPQINDWVVNRDKCSLFP from the exons ATGTCAGGTTACAAGCTCTATTACTTTGAATTACGCGCGAGAGGAGAAATCTGCCGACTTTCCTTCAAAGCGGCGAAAATAGATTTTGAAGACATTCGACTAAATCGCGAGGAGTGGATCAAGGAGAAAGCAT CTGGTAGGCCTCCACTGGGTCAAATGCCATTTATTGTGACTCCTGAAGGAAAATACCTCGCACAGTCTGGGGCAATTATGAGGTACATCTGCAAGAAAGGAG GCCTGAGTCCATCTGATGAGTTCGATGAAGCAGAGGCAAACATGATAGTTGATAGTACCTATGATTTGCGTGCTAAATTGATCAGAATAAGATTTGAGAGTGATCCAGATAAAAAG GAAAATTTAATAAAGGATTTTTATGACAACGAACTTCCTGCCCGACTTGGGGGCTACAAAGCAGTTATTAAAGACAAGGATTTCTTGGTTGGTGATAAG TTGACCTATGCCGACATCGCCCTTTTCGAGCTCCTCAACAGCTTCCTTGCTGACGGCGAACCTGTAGTTCCTAAACAACTCGAGAAGTTCCCATTGTTGGTGGAATATTATAAGCGAGTCCTCAGTGTGCCGCAGATAAATGACTGGGTCGTAAACCGGGACAAATGCAGTCTTTTCCCATGA